From one Azospirillum ramasamyi genomic stretch:
- a CDS encoding homoserine dehydrogenase, with product MPNAQQAPLKIAVAGLGTVGAGVLKLLETQGSLIEQRCGRRIEVVAVSARSKGKDRGVDLSRVRWFDDPVAMAAEAGADLVVELIGGSEGPARDTVATALEAGKHVVTANKALLAVHGTDIARKAEANGLTVAFEAAVAGGIPIIKGLREGLAANAVSEIHGILNGTCNYILTEMRTTGRDFADVLADAQALGYAEADPSFDIDGVDAAHKLAILASVAFGTPVDFSSVYIEGIRQVSAVDFDYADQLGYRIKLLGIARRTDAGVEQRVHPCMVPKTAPIASVDGVFNAVVAQADFADRVLFVGRGAGAGPTASAVVADLIDIARGRSTPTFGVPADRLGAATPSPMEARRGSYYVRLMVVDRPGVIADIAAAMRDQNVSMEQFLQRGRSPGEGVPVVLTTHDTDEAAMQRALAVIAASDNVLEPPRMIRIEQF from the coding sequence ATGCCGAACGCCCAGCAAGCCCCCCTGAAAATCGCCGTCGCCGGCCTTGGTACGGTCGGTGCCGGTGTCCTGAAGCTGCTGGAGACGCAAGGTTCGCTGATCGAGCAGCGCTGCGGCCGCCGGATCGAGGTGGTCGCGGTCAGCGCGCGATCCAAGGGCAAGGACCGCGGCGTCGACCTGTCGCGGGTCCGGTGGTTCGACGATCCCGTCGCCATGGCGGCGGAGGCCGGCGCCGATCTGGTGGTCGAACTGATCGGCGGCTCGGAAGGCCCGGCGCGCGACACCGTCGCCACCGCGCTGGAAGCCGGCAAGCACGTCGTCACCGCCAACAAGGCCCTGCTGGCCGTCCATGGCACCGACATCGCCCGTAAGGCCGAAGCCAACGGCCTGACCGTCGCCTTCGAGGCGGCGGTGGCCGGCGGCATCCCGATCATCAAGGGGCTGCGCGAAGGTCTGGCCGCCAACGCCGTGTCGGAGATTCACGGCATCCTGAACGGCACCTGCAACTACATCCTGACGGAGATGCGGACCACCGGCCGCGACTTCGCCGATGTGCTGGCCGATGCCCAGGCTCTGGGTTATGCCGAGGCCGATCCCAGCTTCGACATCGACGGTGTCGATGCCGCGCACAAGCTGGCGATCCTCGCCTCGGTCGCCTTCGGCACGCCGGTCGACTTCTCCTCGGTCTACATCGAAGGCATCCGGCAGGTGTCGGCGGTCGATTTCGACTATGCCGACCAGTTGGGATACCGCATCAAGCTGCTGGGCATCGCACGTCGCACCGATGCGGGCGTCGAGCAGCGCGTCCATCCCTGCATGGTGCCGAAGACCGCCCCGATCGCGTCGGTGGACGGCGTTTTCAACGCGGTGGTGGCCCAGGCGGACTTCGCCGACCGGGTGCTGTTCGTCGGCCGCGGCGCCGGCGCCGGCCCGACCGCGTCGGCGGTGGTCGCCGACCTGATCGACATCGCCCGCGGACGGTCTACGCCGACCTTCGGCGTTCCGGCCGATCGGCTGGGCGCGGCAACCCCCTCGCCGATGGAAGCGCGCCGCGGGTCTTACTACGTCCGCCTGATGGTCGTGGACCGTCCTGGTGTGATAGCGGATATCGCAGCGGCGATGCGCGACCAGAACGTCTCCATGGAGCAGTTCCTGCAGCGCGGCCGCTCGCCGGGCGAAGGCGTTCCGGTGGTCCTCACCACCCATGACACCGACGAGGCGGCCATGCAGCGCGCGCTTGCGGTCATCGCGGCCAGCGACAACGTGCTGGAGCCGCCGCGGATGATCCGCATCGAACAGTTCTGA
- a CDS encoding hybrid sensor histidine kinase/response regulator, giving the protein MSLIHRLQSLEAERDAAREEAERANLAKSKFLAAASHDLRQPLQALFFLSAALARHVGDHNGRDLLSRLDQGLDTMKGLLDGLLEVSRLEAGVVTPVMDTFAASEITDALDAAYAEQATAKGLVWRVEGCDAVLRTDRGLLMQLLRNLVDNALRYTEAGAIRIRCRVDGERLAIEVQDTGIGIPPEHLDRIFEEFHQVGNPERDRLRGLGLGLAIVRRLSQLLDHPVQVRSVHGQGSAFRVLVPLAPARLIPTRAGGVDRRPVIDRPRLAVLVDDDAVVLLGLQTVLTEWGFRVVAADGPDRAMDRLETLDRTPDIVIADYRLREGRVGTEVIRRVRERYGAEIPAMILTGETGIDTLADVSTHGVAVLHKPVTPRQLQAEVDRLLRIKRVNGVAQAAQ; this is encoded by the coding sequence ATGAGTCTCATACATCGCCTTCAGTCGCTGGAAGCGGAGCGCGACGCCGCCCGGGAGGAGGCCGAACGCGCCAACCTCGCCAAGTCGAAGTTTCTCGCCGCCGCCAGCCACGATCTCCGCCAACCCCTGCAAGCCCTGTTCTTCCTGTCCGCAGCCCTGGCACGTCATGTCGGCGACCACAACGGGCGCGACCTGCTGTCCCGGCTCGACCAGGGTCTGGACACTATGAAGGGGCTGCTGGACGGTTTGCTGGAGGTTTCCCGGCTGGAGGCCGGGGTGGTTACCCCGGTGATGGATACCTTCGCCGCCAGCGAGATCACCGATGCGCTCGACGCCGCCTATGCCGAGCAGGCCACCGCCAAGGGGCTGGTCTGGCGGGTGGAGGGCTGCGACGCCGTTCTGCGCACCGACCGCGGCCTGCTGATGCAGCTGTTGCGCAATCTGGTCGACAACGCCCTGCGCTATACCGAGGCCGGCGCGATCCGCATCCGCTGCCGGGTCGATGGCGAGAGGCTGGCCATCGAGGTGCAGGACACCGGAATCGGCATCCCGCCCGAACATCTCGACCGCATCTTCGAGGAGTTCCATCAGGTCGGCAATCCGGAGCGCGACCGGCTGCGCGGCCTGGGGCTGGGGCTCGCCATCGTGCGGCGGCTGTCGCAGCTGCTCGACCATCCGGTTCAGGTGCGCTCGGTGCATGGGCAGGGCTCGGCCTTCCGGGTGCTGGTGCCGCTGGCTCCCGCCCGCCTCATCCCGACCCGTGCGGGCGGGGTGGATCGCCGGCCGGTGATCGACCGGCCGCGGCTGGCGGTGTTGGTGGACGACGATGCGGTGGTGCTTCTGGGTTTGCAGACGGTGCTGACCGAATGGGGATTCCGCGTGGTCGCGGCGGACGGCCCCGACCGGGCAATGGACCGGCTGGAGACGCTGGACCGGACGCCGGACATCGTCATCGCCGATTACCGGCTGCGGGAGGGGCGTGTCGGCACGGAAGTGATCCGCCGCGTGCGTGAACGCTATGGGGCGGAGATCCCCGCCATGATCCTGACCGGCGAGACCGGCATCGATACGCTGGCCGATGTCTCCACCCATGGCGTGGCCGTGCTGCACAAGCCGGTGACCCCGCGCCAATTGCAGGCCGAGGTCGACAGGCTGCTTCGGATCAAGCGCGTCAACGGCGTGGCGCAGGCCGCCCAGTAG
- a CDS encoding methyl-accepting chemotaxis protein — MVSLLKAADGLLGNMRVMRKLALALSIPMAGVVVTSSLLVWEQLQDSRRADDLASVTRLSVGMTSLVHELQKERGSSSVFLSGKLDEDRRRMETVRTASDGKLAELMPQFADARIRDPHVAAAVASARDALSQLSGLRSGVNTMTQSSLETVASYTVMIRKLLDAAGQARSMSNDSDQLRAADAMVSLSEAKERMGQQRAVGGASFRKDSFPADAHERFIELNGEYKALMAGLKAKLTAEEAAFFDRTFTGAAVDEVERMRRIGVASAYGAGNQGVNAGKWFDTITVTIDMLRTVETRVADDLIALANRDVRDSMTRLIGVVIGVAVLLVMMTLIAVLVARNITRPIARLNTDMARMEAGERELAIAGAERADELGAMARRLDQFRLSLAEADRLAAEQQRQQGERLREAERLERLVEEFDRHIEAVAERLAGAATGLRGNAEQMSRIASDTEEHVLSVARASEGASSNVQAVAAATEELTSSIAEIGRQMAGSTEMAERAVTDVRHTAGVIADLSGAAQQVGEIVRMITDIASQTNLLALNATIEAARAGEAGKGFAVVASEVKQLASQTAKATDDITAKVAEIQSATGQTVQAIGGIGTIVTRIEENISAVAAAVEEQNAATAEIGRNVRQAADGTDQVSHNAALVSTEAGRAGSMAKEVLSMADALKQNADSLRSDVTNFIAQIRAA; from the coding sequence ATGGTTTCGCTTTTGAAAGCCGCCGACGGCCTCCTCGGCAATATGCGCGTCATGCGGAAGCTGGCGCTCGCCCTGTCCATTCCGATGGCGGGCGTGGTCGTGACATCCTCGCTTCTGGTGTGGGAGCAGTTGCAGGACAGTCGACGCGCCGACGATCTGGCGTCCGTCACCCGCCTGTCGGTCGGCATGACCAGCCTCGTGCACGAACTGCAGAAGGAACGCGGGTCGTCGTCGGTGTTTCTCAGCGGCAAGCTGGACGAGGACCGCCGGCGGATGGAGACGGTGCGGACGGCATCGGACGGCAAGCTGGCGGAACTGATGCCGCAATTCGCCGACGCGCGCATCCGCGATCCCCATGTGGCCGCGGCGGTCGCCAGCGCCCGCGACGCATTGTCGCAGCTGTCCGGCCTGCGCAGCGGCGTCAACACCATGACCCAATCATCGCTGGAAACGGTGGCGAGCTACACCGTCATGATCCGCAAGCTGCTGGACGCCGCCGGCCAGGCCCGCAGCATGTCCAACGACAGCGACCAGCTGCGCGCGGCCGACGCCATGGTCTCGCTGTCGGAGGCGAAGGAACGGATGGGCCAGCAGCGGGCGGTCGGCGGCGCCTCCTTCCGCAAGGACAGCTTCCCCGCCGACGCCCATGAACGCTTCATCGAGCTGAACGGCGAGTACAAGGCCCTGATGGCCGGGCTGAAGGCCAAGCTGACGGCGGAAGAAGCCGCCTTCTTCGACCGGACCTTCACCGGCGCCGCGGTGGACGAGGTGGAGCGGATGCGCCGCATCGGCGTCGCGTCCGCCTATGGCGCCGGAAACCAGGGGGTGAATGCCGGCAAATGGTTCGACACCATCACCGTCACCATCGACATGCTGCGCACAGTCGAAACGCGGGTGGCCGACGACCTGATCGCCCTGGCCAACCGGGACGTGCGTGACTCGATGACCCGCCTCATCGGCGTCGTCATCGGGGTGGCCGTGCTGCTGGTGATGATGACGCTGATCGCGGTGCTGGTCGCCCGCAACATCACCCGTCCGATCGCCCGACTGAACACGGACATGGCGCGGATGGAAGCAGGCGAGCGTGAGCTGGCCATCGCCGGGGCCGAACGCGCGGACGAGCTGGGCGCCATGGCCCGCCGCCTCGACCAGTTCCGTCTCAGCCTCGCCGAGGCCGACCGGCTCGCCGCCGAACAGCAGCGGCAGCAGGGAGAGCGCCTGCGCGAGGCGGAGCGGCTGGAGCGGCTGGTGGAGGAGTTCGACCGTCATATCGAGGCGGTGGCGGAACGGCTGGCCGGCGCGGCCACCGGCCTGCGCGGCAACGCCGAACAGATGAGCCGCATCGCCTCCGACACCGAGGAACATGTGCTGTCGGTCGCCCGCGCGTCGGAAGGGGCGTCCAGCAACGTCCAGGCCGTGGCCGCCGCGACGGAGGAACTGACCTCCTCCATCGCCGAGATCGGGCGCCAGATGGCGGGCTCCACCGAAATGGCGGAACGCGCGGTCACCGACGTGCGCCACACCGCCGGGGTGATCGCCGACCTCAGCGGCGCCGCCCAGCAGGTGGGCGAGATCGTGCGGATGATCACGGACATCGCCAGCCAGACCAATCTTCTCGCCCTCAACGCCACCATCGAGGCGGCGCGGGCCGGCGAGGCCGGCAAGGGCTTCGCCGTCGTGGCGAGCGAGGTGAAGCAGCTGGCCAGCCAGACGGCCAAGGCGACGGACGACATCACCGCGAAGGTCGCGGAGATCCAATCCGCCACCGGCCAGACCGTGCAGGCCATCGGCGGCATCGGCACCATCGTCACCCGCATCGAGGAGAACATCTCCGCCGTCGCCGCCGCGGTGGAGGAACAGAACGCCGCAACCGCGGAAATCGGCCGCAACGTCCGTCAGGCGGCGGACGGCACCGACCAGGTTTCCCACAATGCCGCCCTGGTCAGCACCGAGGCCGGCCGTGCCGGAAGCATGGCAAAGGAGGTCCTGTCGATGGCCGACGCGCTCAAGCAGAACGCCGACAGCCTGCGCAGCGACGTGACGAACTTCATCGCGCAGATCCGGGCGGCGTGA
- the glpX gene encoding class II fructose-bisphosphatase, translating into MSTPSTHVDLSQMDRNLALEAVRVTEAAALSASLLMGRGDEKLADQAAVDAMRQALNTLYIDGTVVIGEGERDEAPMLYIGEKVGAGIGSGPKVDIALDPLEGTTICATGGPNSLAVVAMAEEGGFLNAPDVYMDKIAVGAGLPEHLVDLDETPANNLKALAKAKGTEVEELLVCILNRPRHAELIARVREAGARIMLINDGDVSGVIATSQPGTGVDMYVGSGGAPEGVLAAAALRCIGGQFQGRLLFRNDDERARAAKWGVTDLDKKYSLHELARGNVMFAATGVTDGAMLKGVRRVPGGAYTHSVIMRSKSGTVRYIEAHHNLSRKPAVK; encoded by the coding sequence ATGTCTACGCCGTCTACGCATGTCGATCTGTCTCAGATGGACCGCAACCTCGCGCTGGAGGCCGTCCGCGTGACCGAAGCCGCCGCCCTGTCGGCTTCGCTGCTGATGGGCCGCGGCGACGAGAAGCTGGCCGACCAGGCCGCGGTCGACGCCATGCGCCAGGCGCTCAACACGCTCTACATCGACGGCACCGTCGTGATCGGCGAGGGTGAGCGCGACGAGGCTCCGATGCTGTACATCGGCGAGAAGGTCGGCGCCGGAATCGGCTCCGGTCCGAAGGTCGACATCGCGCTCGACCCGCTGGAAGGCACCACCATCTGCGCCACCGGCGGTCCGAACTCGCTGGCCGTCGTCGCCATGGCGGAGGAGGGCGGCTTCCTGAACGCCCCCGACGTCTACATGGACAAGATCGCCGTCGGCGCCGGCCTGCCGGAGCACCTCGTCGACCTGGACGAGACGCCGGCCAACAACCTGAAGGCGCTGGCCAAGGCCAAGGGCACCGAGGTGGAGGAGCTGCTGGTCTGCATCCTGAACCGTCCGCGCCATGCCGAGCTGATCGCCCGCGTCCGTGAAGCCGGCGCCCGCATCATGCTGATCAACGACGGCGACGTGTCCGGCGTCATCGCCACCAGCCAGCCCGGCACCGGCGTCGACATGTATGTCGGCTCCGGCGGTGCGCCGGAAGGCGTGCTGGCCGCCGCGGCCCTGCGCTGCATCGGCGGACAGTTCCAGGGCCGTCTGCTGTTCCGCAACGACGACGAGCGCGCCCGCGCCGCCAAGTGGGGCGTCACCGACCTGGACAAGAAGTACAGCCTGCACGAGCTGGCGCGCGGCAACGTCATGTTCGCCGCCACCGGCGTCACCGACGGCGCCATGCTGAAGGGTGTCCGCCGCGTTCCGGGCGGCGCCTACACCCACTCGGTCATCATGCGTTCCAAGTCGGGCACGGTCCGCTACATCGAGGCGCACCACAACCTGTCGCGCAAGCCGGCCGTCAAGTAA
- a CDS encoding LL-diaminopimelate aminotransferase, whose amino-acid sequence MSNTEFHRIKRLPPYVFAEVNAMKARARANGADIIDLGMGNPDQATPQHIVDKLVEAVRDPKTHRYSNSRGIPGLRKAHAAYYKRRFNVDIDPESECIVTIGSKEGLANLAQAITSPGDIILVPNPSYPIHPFGFILAGASVRHLPVGMENGASTDIDSFMIMLERAVRHSVPKPLALVLNYPSNPTAEVVGLDFYRPIVEFCRKHGIYILSDLAYSEIFFDNDPPPSILEIPEAREIAVEFTSMSKTYSMAGWRIGFATGNKTLITALARIKSYLDYGAFTPIQVAAAAALNGPQDCVQQVRDMYKQRRDVMIEGLAAAGWEVPSPKASMFAWAPIPPQFAHLGSLEFSKLLLQQAEVAVAPGIGFGEYGDGHVRLAMVENVHRIRQATRNIKEFFRSNAGSVAASKDPAARAALLESEKAKA is encoded by the coding sequence ATGTCCAACACCGAATTCCATCGCATCAAGCGCCTGCCGCCCTATGTCTTCGCCGAAGTGAACGCGATGAAGGCGCGAGCTCGAGCTAACGGCGCCGACATCATCGACCTCGGCATGGGCAATCCCGACCAGGCGACCCCGCAGCACATCGTCGACAAGCTGGTCGAGGCCGTGCGCGATCCGAAGACGCACCGCTACTCGAATTCCCGCGGCATCCCCGGCCTGCGCAAGGCCCATGCCGCCTATTACAAGCGCCGCTTCAACGTCGACATCGACCCCGAGTCCGAGTGCATCGTCACCATCGGCTCGAAGGAAGGGCTGGCGAACCTCGCCCAGGCGATCACCAGCCCGGGCGACATCATCCTGGTGCCGAACCCCAGCTATCCGATCCATCCCTTCGGCTTCATCCTGGCCGGTGCCTCGGTGCGCCACCTCCCGGTGGGCATGGAGAACGGCGCCTCGACCGACATCGACAGCTTCATGATCATGCTGGAGCGCGCCGTGCGCCACAGCGTGCCGAAGCCGCTGGCGCTGGTGCTGAACTATCCGTCGAATCCGACGGCCGAGGTGGTCGGGCTGGACTTCTACCGTCCGATCGTCGAGTTCTGCCGCAAGCACGGCATCTACATCCTGTCCGATCTGGCCTATTCCGAGATCTTCTTCGACAACGACCCGCCGCCCTCGATCCTGGAGATCCCGGAAGCGCGCGAGATCGCGGTCGAGTTCACCTCGATGTCGAAGACCTATTCGATGGCCGGCTGGCGCATCGGCTTCGCGACCGGCAACAAGACGCTGATCACCGCGCTGGCCCGCATCAAGTCGTATCTCGACTACGGCGCCTTCACGCCGATCCAGGTCGCCGCCGCCGCCGCGCTGAACGGTCCGCAGGACTGCGTGCAGCAGGTCCGCGACATGTACAAGCAGCGCCGCGACGTGATGATCGAGGGGCTGGCAGCCGCCGGCTGGGAGGTTCCCAGCCCGAAGGCGTCGATGTTCGCCTGGGCGCCGATCCCGCCGCAGTTCGCCCATCTGGGCTCGCTGGAATTCTCCAAGCTGCTGCTGCAGCAGGCGGAGGTCGCGGTGGCGCCCGGCATCGGCTTCGGCGAATACGGCGACGGCCATGTCCGTCTGGCGATGGTGGAGAACGTCCACCGCATCCGCCAGGCGACCCGCAACATCAAGGAGTTCTTCCGCTCCAACGCCGGCAGCGTTGCGGCGAGCAAGGACCCGGCGGCCCGCGCCGCCCTTCTGGAATCCGAGAAAGCGAAAGCCTGA
- a CDS encoding DUF1127 domain-containing protein — MAYSSMHSTSGELFDAGTKGSTVFQRAVHWVRERMELRRAERELNHMSDAELSDIGLTRGEIRNAVRRGY, encoded by the coding sequence ATGGCCTACTCTTCGATGCATTCAACGTCCGGTGAATTGTTTGATGCCGGAACAAAAGGAAGTACTGTCTTTCAACGTGCCGTTCATTGGGTCCGCGAACGGATGGAACTTCGCCGCGCGGAACGTGAGTTGAACCACATGTCCGATGCCGAACTGTCCGACATCGGTCTGACCCGGGGCGAGATCCGCAACGCGGTCCGCCGCGGCTATTGA
- the sppA gene encoding signal peptide peptidase SppA, whose product MRIVRFFVRLFAVIGFLLVAGAVAVVVLAVRHEPALPDAVVLELDLTKPLAESQSGSIGSFFESQTTLRQVLDALDGGRRDPKVKGVLARFSDDSIGFAQTQELRAAIERFRASGRFAVAFAEEYGGAGPGNRSYLLASAFNEVWLQPLGTLGITGLSVELPFARDAFNQLGVDPQFAQREEYKSFAETFTETGMTPANREMMESLVANLTDQLVEGIAASRRLSPAAVRTAMDNAPLLGREALEQKLVDRLGYADEARDEALKRAGAGAKLVEPLDYLSVAGGPNDTGPTIALIHAVGTITGGKSEKPALGEVAAGSETIVEAIEKAAGDPEVRAILIRIDSGGGSVSASEAIRRALAKARQGGKPVIASMGDAAASGGYWIALAADRIVASPATITGSIGVVAGKFDVAGLSDKLGVHWDRVQSARNAGLWSPLRPFGDSGTERLNAIIDDTYDHFLQLVAEGRRMSPDQARNVAKGRVWTGAQARELGLVDELGGQDQALILARTAAGLSPDAAVTLAPFPPPKSITDQLMELMSGRGELVGALAAVAELRPLLAQLRPLVAAVQGDGVQARMPAMTLDR is encoded by the coding sequence ATGAGGATCGTCCGCTTCTTCGTGCGACTGTTCGCCGTCATCGGCTTCCTGCTGGTGGCCGGGGCGGTGGCGGTGGTGGTGCTGGCTGTCCGCCACGAACCCGCCCTGCCCGACGCGGTGGTGCTGGAACTCGACCTGACCAAGCCGCTGGCGGAGAGCCAAAGCGGCAGCATCGGCAGCTTCTTCGAAAGCCAGACGACCCTGCGCCAGGTTCTGGACGCGCTGGACGGCGGCCGGCGCGACCCGAAGGTGAAGGGCGTGCTGGCCCGTTTCAGCGACGACAGCATCGGTTTCGCCCAGACGCAAGAGCTGCGGGCGGCCATCGAACGCTTCCGCGCCTCGGGCCGCTTCGCCGTCGCCTTCGCGGAGGAGTATGGCGGCGCCGGGCCGGGCAACCGCTCCTACCTGCTGGCCAGCGCCTTCAACGAGGTGTGGCTGCAGCCGCTGGGCACATTGGGCATCACCGGCCTGTCGGTGGAGCTGCCCTTCGCCCGCGATGCCTTCAACCAGCTGGGCGTGGATCCGCAATTCGCCCAGCGCGAGGAATACAAGAGCTTCGCCGAGACCTTCACCGAGACCGGCATGACCCCGGCCAACCGCGAGATGATGGAATCGCTGGTCGCCAACCTGACCGACCAGCTGGTCGAGGGCATCGCCGCCAGCCGGCGCCTCTCCCCCGCCGCGGTGCGGACCGCCATGGACAATGCGCCGCTGCTCGGCCGCGAGGCGCTGGAGCAGAAGCTGGTCGACCGGCTCGGCTATGCCGACGAGGCGCGCGACGAGGCACTGAAGCGGGCCGGCGCCGGGGCGAAACTGGTCGAGCCGCTGGACTACCTGTCGGTTGCCGGCGGCCCCAACGACACCGGCCCGACCATCGCCCTGATCCACGCCGTCGGCACCATCACCGGCGGCAAGAGCGAAAAGCCGGCGCTGGGCGAGGTCGCCGCCGGGTCCGAGACCATCGTCGAAGCGATCGAAAAGGCGGCCGGCGATCCGGAGGTGCGTGCCATCCTGATCCGCATCGACAGCGGCGGCGGCTCCGTCTCCGCGTCGGAGGCGATCCGGCGGGCGCTGGCCAAGGCGCGCCAGGGCGGCAAGCCGGTGATCGCCAGCATGGGCGACGCCGCCGCCTCGGGAGGCTATTGGATCGCGCTGGCGGCCGACCGCATCGTCGCCTCGCCGGCCACCATCACCGGCTCCATCGGCGTCGTCGCCGGCAAGTTCGACGTCGCCGGCCTGTCCGACAAGCTGGGCGTCCATTGGGACCGCGTGCAGAGTGCCCGCAACGCCGGCCTGTGGTCGCCGCTGCGCCCCTTTGGGGACAGCGGGACGGAGCGGCTGAACGCCATCATCGACGACACCTACGACCACTTCCTGCAGCTGGTCGCGGAAGGCCGCCGCATGTCGCCGGACCAGGCGCGCAACGTCGCCAAGGGACGGGTGTGGACCGGCGCGCAGGCCCGCGAACTCGGCCTCGTCGACGAGCTGGGCGGGCAGGATCAGGCACTGATCCTGGCCCGCACCGCCGCCGGCCTGTCCCCGGATGCCGCGGTGACGCTGGCACCCTTCCCGCCGCCGAAATCCATCACCGACCAGCTGATGGAGCTGATGTCCGGCCGCGGCGAGCTGGTCGGCGCCCTGGCCGCGGTGGCGGAGCTGCGCCCGCTGCTGGCCCAGCTGCGCCCGCTGGTCGCCGCCGTCCAGGGCGACGGCGTCCAGGCCCGCATGCCGGCGATGACGCTGGATCGCTGA
- a CDS encoding peroxidase-related enzyme (This protein belongs to a clade of uncharacterized proteins related to peroxidases such as the alkylhydroperoxidase AhpD.) has protein sequence MPQPDHVMALPLPEKPELDPDMQGLFDKCVEKLGFVPNVLQAYSLRPRKLRNFAMLYNELMLGESGLSKLEREMIAVVVSSANHCYYCLVAHGQAVRKLSGDPELGEMLVANYRVAPLEPRQRAMLDFAWKLTKEPMSVGEPDREALRAVGFSAEDIFDIADTVGFYNMSNRVATAVDMIPNREYHSQDR, from the coding sequence ATGCCGCAGCCCGATCACGTCATGGCCCTGCCCCTGCCGGAAAAGCCGGAACTCGACCCCGACATGCAGGGGCTGTTCGACAAATGCGTGGAAAAGCTGGGCTTTGTTCCCAACGTGCTCCAGGCCTACAGCCTGCGGCCGAGGAAGCTGCGCAACTTCGCCATGCTCTACAACGAGCTGATGCTGGGCGAGAGCGGCCTCAGCAAGCTGGAGCGCGAGATGATCGCGGTCGTCGTCTCCTCCGCCAACCACTGCTATTACTGCCTCGTCGCCCATGGGCAGGCGGTACGCAAGCTGTCGGGCGACCCGGAACTGGGCGAGATGCTGGTCGCGAACTATCGCGTCGCCCCGCTGGAACCGCGCCAGCGCGCCATGCTCGACTTCGCCTGGAAGCTGACGAAGGAGCCGATGTCGGTGGGCGAACCCGACCGCGAGGCCCTGCGCGCCGTCGGGTTCAGCGCCGAGGACATCTTCGACATTGCCGATACGGTCGGCTTCTACAACATGTCCAACCGTGTCGCGACCGCGGTGGACATGATCCCCAACCGCGAGTACCACAGCCAGGACCGCTGA